The Lonchura striata isolate bLonStr1 chromosome 13, bLonStr1.mat, whole genome shotgun sequence DNA window CTGCAGGCTGGGTGTCTCCCAGCGTGCCAATGTCTGCACGGGaccagctgggcacagcctgctGGCGCCTGTTTTTCAGGAGCTCTTGGACTCACCAACTCCTTTCCCATCAGCTCACCCGACAGCTGGGGTTTGGCAGGAATCTGGGAGGCCCACAGTCTGTTACCTGGCTCCTTGGGTGCTGCAGACTTTGCCCTCACTAGGCTCCAGCACCTTGTTTTCTGTGCCAAATACCTGGGAACCTGATTTGGGGTGGTCCTGAGCTACTTTGCACTGCTCTGCACCCCCCTTCCCTGGCACCTGCAGAACAGGCAGGTGATGAGGACCTTGCTCATGTCAATGGGGATAAGATCTGGGAGTGGACCGGGTGTTTTGGGAGCCACTTGAAAGCCAAAGGAGTGGTTTGGAAGGGGGATGTGCAGGAGGAGAAATAGGGTTGCTCTCAAAGAAGACTGCATGGTGGGAGTGTGTGGCAGGGACAACTGGCTGTATCCCTGTGGCCAGAGATGTCCTTGCACTGCATTGTCGCTGTGTCACGTCAGCCTCAGTCCAGTGTAGGTGCACCTGGTCCTTTGCAGAGTGAGtgtggctgctgctgaagcCACAAGGCTTCGCATGCTGCCGAACCAGGTGTTGTGTTGCCCTGGCGCTGGAGGAAGTGCTGGGTTAGTTCACTGTAATACTTctgtttgtggtgttttttaggaaatggaaatttaaaaaaaagatttgaATGTCAAGACCCAGCTCTAAGAAAAAGCTCTGTCTCAggagccccaggcactggcaggcGCCTGTGCCAGCCTCCCCTTGGTTCTCCCCAGGCCTTTGTGGGAAGGGACGGCTGCCAGTGGCTGGCAAAGAACAGACCTGGCAGGGATCTTTCCCGTGAGAATCACCATCAGATCTGGTTTCATCCTGTTGGCAAGACCCATCTTGAAGGTGCTGGGAGTTCTGTGCAGTGCCACGGCCTGGGAAAAGCTGCGGCACCCCATGGTACAgcttggcactgccaggctgctggcacAGTGCAGCTGCCCCTCGACTCCTTGGGCCTGAGCCAACGCGCCCGGTcagccccggccgccccccggTGCCGGGAATCACATGCCAATGCCATGAATAACGCGTGGCTGGCCCTGCGGGCACGCACCACTGCCCAAGGACAAGGGCACTTTGTGAAGCTCTCAGATACTGACACTGGGGCATCCCTTTGCAGGGGCACCCCCATCCTTGGACAGTTCCAGACCCAGGGAACCTTGTTTTTGGTCCCTACGATGAGGGATTGGTTGTGCAAAGCTGTTTTGCATCTCCAGGAGCCCGTTCTGGCTTGCCTCTCTGTGCCAGCTTCCTCATTATGCTGCTGAGTCCCTGCCTGAGTAACCAACTGCGGTGATGAACTTGACTCATTCACATCTCGAGGAACAGAGCGTCACTTTCCTAACGGACCTGGAAGGAAAACAGATAAAAGCTCCTGGATCTCCCTGCTTCCGGTGTTTGTTTGAGTCATCAGAGCATCTTCCCTTCTCCTTGGGAAAAATGTCATATCCAAAAGCCACGTGCCACCTCTAAAAACTTAAATGTGTGCTGCCAAGTCACCCAGAAAGCAGTAAGGTGGAAGTAAACACCAGGCtttttgtttgtggggtttttagtcttttttccccccattcaCCTAAGGTTTAGAGGCCTCAATATAATGCTTTGGCTTTTCTTTCCAAGACCAGTATCTTAATGGTGATGGGAAGATAAGAATTAGTGCCCAGGAATAAGCCTCTCTGCTGATAAGGGAGCCTGCTCCAAGCTGTGCAGCCCTGGAAGAGTCTCTGCCACCTCTTTGTACATAATCTGGTTGATTTTGAGGCCAAGCCAGGAATTTTTCCCTGCTGCCATGTGGGTATGGGGAGATGACGAGGCAGGATTCAGCCCTGACGAGAACTCAGCCCATCCGGCTACCTTTGCTGTGCTCATTGCCAGCGTGGATGGAAGCTGTGTTTTCTCACTGTGAAACCATTTTCAGGGGATTTTCTCTTGCTATTGTTTAGCTCAGGAAATGGCAATCAGAGTTGGGGTGAGCGGGACTGTACAGGGCTCGGAGGGGAAATACCGGCTCCCCCACCCTCTTTCCCACAGGGATTTCTGGTCCCAGTTGAGTAATGGCTGAAAGGAGCTGATCCTCTCCTCCAACCATCCCAATAAAACCTTAAAGATGTCAGCACAGTGGGCTGGGCTGAAGCCTCATTAGGATTCAGCATTCCCCATCCAGAGGCGATGCTTTATTGGCttgccagctctgtgctgcctcaACATGGTTGGTATTCACATGAAGCTCCATTGCTTTTAAGTAATCCAGGTGTTTTCCATCACCAACAGCATTTTGCCACCCAGGTCTGTGTTTTTTTGATATATATGCAAGATTCCTAAGTGTGTGGTAAGGCACTGGGGTGCCAGCCCCATCGAAATCCATTTACTGCTGCCAAGCCATGCCTGTGCCATACCCTTCCAGTTCACACTGGGAGTCCTCGTTAGTGTCACTTAGTTACAGCCACGGCAGCAGGTTAATTAATAACCTGAAGCCCCCTCTTCTGATGATAAATTACTGCAAGAAACAGATGGGGAAGGATGCAGAGTGGGCTGTACACCCGTGCAGGATCTGTTCTGGCTTGAGAAACTTCCAGACAAAGCCTGTGCTGGTGAGGGAAATCCGCAAAGGAATTGTTAAACATCTGATGACCCTTGAGCATCTGGGAGCGCTCATAAGCCTTTGCAGGTGATGCTGGTTGGTGCCCCGGCACAGCAAACAAAGCAGGACTTGACCGCTTGGTGGGTTTTGAGGGGTGTTTGAGAGCAGTGCAGGGGTGGCGTGCAGCAGTGGCCAACGCTGCTGGCTTCGCTTCGGGCATTGACAAGTGTTGGGCTGggccagctgctctggcagcccCCACCAATGCTGTCCCACTCTGTGGGGGCTTCTGCTGGTtgccagaccctggcagggtgcGTCCCACGGTTGAAGTGACagcagggtgaggaggaggTGACACTTGGTCAACGtgtggccttgggcaggcagaAAGCACAGCAAAAAGGCTGTATCTGCAAAGGCTGTGGCTGGGTGAGCGCAGGGGTGTGGCAGCACTTGAGGGTGCTCAGCGCTGGTCTGGGTGTAGGTTACAGAAGCCCTTTCTCATGAAAAGACAAATGAAAGGCTGgtgggcagaggggctgtgcAGGATGTGGCCCAGCTGGTTGTGAGCAGCAGATTTGGGCAACCatggctgctgtgctggtgttGCCAGGATGTGCCTGGGAGAGCCTGTTTCTGCAGGCTGAAATGATGGAGTGGTTTGCAATGTGCCCAGCTCCTCAGCTAATCTGCAGGAGCTGAAAGCAtccaataaaataatttcagggCTGGCGAATTAGGAAACCACAGTTTCCTTCTGTTCCTGTCATTTATGATAATAAGTCAGGGCGTTAACTGAGATGTGGAGctgagagaggaagagggaacCCCTCCTTTGGTTGGAGTGGTGGGGCACCCTCTCCATGCTAAGAGCTCAGGGGCTCCCAGCCTCTGCCATCCTTCCAACCTCTCCCATCCTTCCAACCTCTGCCATCCTTCCAGCCTCTGCCATCCTTCCAACCTCTGCCATCCTTCCAGCCTCTGCCATCCTTCCAACCTCTGCCATCCTTCCAGCCCACAGCCAGCTTGGATTCCCAGTGGTCCTGGCTCCTCCTGGAGGCAGAGGCAACAGGGAGCTGCCTGTGACACCAGCTGGTGTCCCACTTGCACAGCCTTtgctctccatccctgtccccatggcagAGGGGATACTCAAATACTCATGTTGCCCCTTCCCTTTGTACCctttcaggctctgctgtgtccTTGAAGGCCAAGCCAAAGCAGAGATCTGCCCGGGATGAAGgtcctcttcctgctccttctcttcttccaccAAGGTAGACTGTCCAGCCTTGGAGTGCTGAGCTGGGTTTGGGCTGCTGGGAGTAACTGACAGCACCAAAACATTGGCTGGGGGATATCATGAGATGTTTGCAACCAAAGCTTCCACAAAAGTAAAACATCTCATAGGATGATGTGCCTCTGGTGGTTCTCTTGGGCAGAATGggtcctttccagggaaaggagatggcctccatccatcccttctGGGAATGGACAGGTCCTCTTCCAGTGTCTGCTGCTGTGGGTGGTGGCACAAGGGAGAGAGTGACCCTGAAAGACAGGAGGTCCTGCTGCCCAAAGGGCCCTAGCAGATCCGTGCAGCATGGCTGTGACATTGGAGACATGGCTGGTGTCACTCAGcctgtgggacagggctgggataACTGGGGTGGAGAGCCTGGCATGCCACGTGTGACAGCTGCTACAGGGCTGCAGTGTTTGCAGggctggctgtccctgcagctgatCCGCTGTCTCTGCGCTTGTACAATGCAGGGGTGGGAGCCAATGGCCACAGGGAAGAGGATTTTCGTTTCTGTGGCGACCGAAACCAGacccaggagagctctgtcaTCTACCAGTACAGCCCCACCAACATCTCCATCGAGAACACGGCCCAGGCACTGATAATAAAAGGGCCTGTTGTGCCAAACAGGGGAAATTTTCAAAGCAAGTACAGCTTGGCCCGCACCTTGGGCAGGTACCGCTTCTGCATCTTCTGGTTTGAGTCCAACAGGACCCTGCGGCTCGTGTACGGCAAGAACAGCATCTCCCTGGGTGGGAACCCACCCAGCAACATCTCCCTGGGTGGGAATCCAcccagcagcatctccctgggACAGGAGAATCAGAAGATTAAAAGAACCAGAGCCAATATCTTCAATGTGTCCTATATTATAAAGGGCGGGAAGAACACCTCCCTGGCTGCTAAAGCTCTTTACGTCTTTCCTGGTAAATGCAATTTAATACCATTTTAAGGAAATTAGAAGGTTGTTTAATCCCCAGCCTGGTCCCTAGTCATCATCAGAGCACACTGGTTGTTTCCCAGTGAATGGTTTAGCCTGGAGATACGAAGATAGCTGAAGGGTGATTGAAGGGGATGTAGGTTTCTTGAAACAGCCCAAAGAAAAGCCTGGTACCCAGCATCCCTAAAGGTGGAGATTTTCAAAATGCTGCCTAAAATCCTAGAAAATTGAGGACTTTGCAGTGGTTTCTCAGGGTCCAGTCTACACCATGAGGTCCACATGGCCTCAGTGGGAGCTGAGTTGTGGGTGGCAGGAAAGCCCTGTGGGTTGGAGTCACTATCAGCTTTCCCAGCTTGGGATCACCTTGAAGCCCTTGCTTTCTGTTtccaccagggctctgccagtTAGTTTGGGGCATAGGGAAGCCAATTCTGCCCATGATTTCATGGCATTTGCTTTCCACCAGCCTCTCCAGGGAGCATGCCTGTCTGGAAGCAGGATGTGGAGAAGGAGATCACTGCCTTGGACAACCTCATtgcccagcccctggctgcagccacGGGAGCCACGGAGCGGCAGAGGCTCCGGCGGTGAGTGCCCAGCCCGccccattcctgctgctgccaacaCATGTCCACTGCATCCAGCTCACTGTGCCCCTTCCCCAACAGCAAACTTGGGTTGCTGGAGAAGATGCTGGCCAAGGTGGAGCTGGAAGGGCAGAACCAGACCTTTGGGGAGGCCACTGTGCACGCGACCGTCCTGagggtccagcccagcccagctcctcagcACCTGACCTTTGCTTCCCAGAGAGAGGTGGGTCCTGGAAAGTCTGCCCTAGTGCTCTTGCCCCATCATGCTCTCTCTCAACCTCTTTCCTGATGAATTTTTCTTGGCAGGAGAGTGGAGAGGTCCAGAGATTCACGGTGGACCTGCCAAGCAGCCTGTTCATGATggtggaggagagggaggaggtggTGGAGCACAGGGTGCTCCTCATGGACATCAACAGGCAGACCATGTTCCAGGTAAGGCCCACGTGAATGGCATGCTGGGTGTCCCGGGGTACTGGGCTGCAGGGGTGCCACCAGACCAGGGCCCTGGTGCTCACTGGGAGAAGATGCTTCAAAGATGAGCTACAAGCTTGTTGGGTAAAGTCACGGGATCTTCTTCTTGGGCGCTCTCCTCTGCTTCACATCTGGCTGCTCTCCCTTCCCAGACTGCCtctgcctcctcttctccaaCAGGATGAAAACAGCAGCCATGTCCTGGGTGACAAGGTAGTCAGCATCTCCCTAGTGGACACAGTGGTGGCCAACCTCTCCGACCCAGTGGTCCTCACTTTCTTCTATGACCAGCTGCCGGTAGGTGGGAAACAGCCTCAGAGAACCTGATCCCAGCAGGaatggagggaggaggagggctcagcccctgccagctTAGGGTGGGGTCACAATCCAGCAGGTCCATGCCCATGGCCAGCCTGTGCAGGGTCTGCTGTGGCTTCTGGGGCTGTATCATAATCATGGCTTGACTGTGTGCAGTAGTGGTGGCACTGCCTTCCCCTCTCCAGGAGATGCCTCATGGTAGATGTGTCACATCCTGTACTGTCACCAAGGCTGTAGCACACTGTGTTAGTAGGCCCTTGGCTCATTCATGGCTCTGTCAGGTTCCTGCTCAAAGCTGAACCCTTTGTTTGGGAAAGAGGATGTGGAAGGAGGTATCTGCTCCATCAGTTGTTAACGGAGTGGTCTCTGCCTGGAGCCACTCCCATCATTGGGGCAGTCTGGTTTATCCAAGCCATAGCTTGTCTCCTGAGACCATCTTGTCTCTGCCCCGTGTTGTCCCCTATCAAaagtgctgggcaggcagcaaaCCCCCAGCTGCATCCTGAGCAGGGCCTGTGGTTTTGTCGTTGCAGAGGAACGTGACCCCACTGTGTGTCTTCTGGCAGGAGGACACCTCTGGTGAGTGGCCCTGCCCTCGGGTGTGAAGTCAGGCCCTTTTCCCCAGGTACCACAGCCCCACCAGCAGGGTGAAGGCTGCTCTGCACCTTCCTTCCTTGCTGCATCTCTGTAAGCCATTCCCACGGGGCTGGTGTCAGTTTTTTCCCTCCAGAGCTAGCCCCAGAGCTTTCCCCTTCCCTAGGGATGGGTTCCTGAGCTGAGGGGGCTATTTGAGTACGTGTGCTTGGCCTGGGACAAGCTGGAACCCCCCACTCTTGTTCTCCCTCTTTCAATGGACACCTTGCCCTGAAGATCCTCtagcccatggcagaggttcctgctgctcaccaggtgctttccctttctcttgCACAGCCAGttctgggagctgggacagctATGGGTGCACCACAGTGACAGGGAGCAGCCACACAGAGTGCAGGTGCAACCACCTCACCTACTTTGCTGTGCTCATGGTGGGTAGCACCTTCCCTCAGATCCCTCACATAATTCCCAGTGGTGCTCTTCCTCACCATCTctcattcctcctcctcctcaggtATCCTCTCCAGAGATCACCTCTGTGCACAGGAATTACCTCAGTATCATAACCTACATTGGCTGCCTGATCTCGGCTTTGGCATCCATTTGCACCATCTTCTTCCTCTAC harbors:
- the LOC110476308 gene encoding adhesion G-protein coupled receptor G1, which produces MKVLFLLLLFFHQGVGANGHREEDFRFCGDRNQTQESSVIYQYSPTNISIENTAQALIIKGPVVPNRGNFQSKYSLARTLGRYRFCIFWFESNRTLRLVYGKNSISLGGNPPSNISLGGNPPSSISLGQENQKIKRTRANIFNVSYIIKGGKNTSLAAKALYVFPASPGSMPVWKQDVEKEITALDNLIAQPLAAATGATERQRLRRKLGLLEKMLAKVELEGQNQTFGEATVHATVLRVQPSPAPQHLTFASQREESGEVQRFTVDLPSSLFMMVEEREEVVEHRVLLMDINRQTMFQDENSSHVLGDKVVSISLVDTVVANLSDPVVLTFFYDQLPRNVTPLCVFWQEDTSASSGSWDSYGCTTVTGSSHTECRCNHLTYFAVLMVSSPEITSVHRNYLSIITYIGCLISALASICTIFFLYFRSKQRDQITSMHIHMNLLAAIFLLDVTFLISEHLAASSSEAICRAGGLFLHFSLLSCLIWMGIEGYNLYRLVIEVFNAYHDHFLLKLCLVGWGLPLVCVMTILMASWANYGPVSIPIYESVDGRTTNATMCWITSPLVHNTVNLGFFSLVFLFNSVMLGAMVREILRQNKKGHKLKHVLALFGLSILLGIPWALIFFSFTSGVFCLVSLYIFTIINSLQGFLIFLWYWTMVLQARKSPDSQSSSDSAKLQPSSS